The stretch of DNA actcatacccgtgttaagaggtatgagacctctgacaaagtactttgcctacaagatggaggagaatagctcagtcagtgagcatgtgttcagaatgtctgagtactcaatcgcttgaatcaagttactaagataagatagtgattgatagagttctgtagtcactatcaccaagttactggaacttcgtgatgtgcaagggatgacgaaaatgattcccgagctcttcgcaatgctaaaattgacgaaggtagaaatcaagaaagagtatcaagtgttgatggttaacaagaccactagtttcaagtaaaaaaggcaaagggaagaaggagaacttcaaaaaagaacggcaagcaagttgctgctcaagtgaagaagcccaagtctggacctaaggctgagactgagtgcttctactgtaaagggactggtcactggaagcggaactgccccaagtatttggcggataagaaggatgacaaagtgaacaaaagtatatatatgatatacatgttattgatgtgtactttactagtgttcatagtagcccctgggtatttgatacttgttcagttgctatgattagtaacttgaaacatgagttaaaaaatgaacagagactagttaagggcgaggtgacgatgtgtgttgaaAATGATTCCAAAGTTGATAAGCTCACCATCGCACACTcactttaccttcgggattagtgttaaagttaaaataaatgttatttggtgtttgcgttgagcataatatgattggatcatgtttattgcaatacacttattcatttaagtcaaaaaataattgttattttatttacatgaataaaaccttatgtggtcatacactcaatgtgaatgatttattgaatctcaatcgtagtgatacacatattcataatattgatgccaaaagatgcaaagttgataatgataatgCAACATACTAGTGGCACTGTCGTTTAAATCATATTGATGTAAAACGCATGAAAAAACTTTATGTGGATGGacttttgaaatcacttgattatgaatgtTAATATCTTTTCCTACAAAGCTATCAAACTTTACAAAATTTGACTTTGATCAAATCTTTATATACAAactaaaaagaaacaaagaaagtATATAATTTCATTAAATTAGTATACACCACCATATTTTCTACGGAAAcactaacgcccacacgtgtgacATCATTGCAAATCGCCCACATGTCTGAATCATCGTACAGTTAAGTTTGCACGAATCTTGACGCACCGAGATAGTTTTCGCGTGCCACATAGGACAAGGCCGATGTGTGGGCGTTGCAGAGGTCGCCCACACGCCCTACAACATGCGGTTGCCAGCTGCGCTGTGTGGATGAACTAGTTTCTGCCCACACAGCCACCATCTAGTCCATGCGCGTGTGGGTGAACTGCTTTTCGCCCACACGACAATCATATGTTGTTGGATGTCAACTGCAGTTGCGCGTACATGACAACTaggtaaacacacatggcaactatgATTTGTTTGCTAGACGGCAATTGCAGTTGCGCGTACGTGGCAGTCAGGTAAATATACACGGCAACTGTGATTAACCAcaccttttctaaaaaaaacttGTGATTAACCACACGTGGCAACTAGGTAAACACACACGATAATTATTGTTTGACCatatgtggcaagtagttaatcACACACGACAACTATGACTTGATTACACGCGGCAACTACCATAAATTAGATACGACAAATATAGTTAATCAAAATATAGAGAGTTGCCGTGCTTTTACAACCATAATTGCCATTCCGGATAACTACATCTGCCATTCTGAATGGCAACTAAATCGTAATCCCGCGGGTACCTATTGTAGCTGTGTGAGGACGTGTGGGCATATTTGGCTTCGTGCCACACGCACGAGATGGAGATGGGTAATATTTTTTGGGCGTGTGACACAAAGTAGCTGCGCCCACACGTGTGGACAATTCTATTATTCGCCCACACACAACTCGTGTGAGCTGCTCCCTACTCATGTCACACACGATATGTGGACGAATATCTATTATGCCACACGTGTGATGAATATCGACGTCCCTTTTCTATCTATGTGATCACCAGCATAACTAGCGTCCAATGCCGCCTGTCTTTCGTTCCACTATGCAGACCGGGCGCGCAAAATTCCGAAACTTGGAACCCGGCGTGCCAGGTCACCGATCCGCACCCCAGTCCACACCACCGATCCGCGGCATCGTCGGGAAAAGCAGTCTCAGCCACCCATCTCGTCTCCATCGAACGGCTCCAGCCGCCTCGACAGCCCCCGCTCACCCTTTATACACACAACCCCTTCCCCCGTCTCATCTCACTCATCGCTCCCAGCCACCAAACCCCGCTTCAAAATCCCCAAATCCCCTCTCTTCCCAAGCTACTCAGCCATGTCGGGGCGCGGCAAGGGCGGCAAGGGGCTCGGCAAGGGCGGCGCGAAGCGCCACCGCAAGGTCCTGCGCGACAACATCCAgggcatcaccaagccggcgatCCGGAGGCTGGCCCGGAGGGGCGGCGTGAAGCGCATCTCGGGGCTCATCTACGAGGAGACCCGCGGCGTGCTCAAGATCTTCCTCGAGAACGTCATCCGCGACGCCGTCACCTACACCGAGCACGCCCGCCGCAAGACCGTCACCGCCATGGACGTCGTCTACGCGCTCAAGCGCCAGGGCCGCACCCTCTACGGCTTCGGCGGCTGAAGAGCCGCGGCGCTGGCTGGCCGGCCGTGGCGCACAAAACCTGGCTCGCGGTCAAGAAGGTGGAGGAGTGGAGAAAACTGTACTTGATTTGGGTTCCATGCCTTCTATGATTAGTAGTAATATATCTGTAGTGGCAGTAGCTGGTTGTTCGATGGTTGCTTCAGTGTTCTGAATTTCTGATGGACAAACACTGTGTTTGCCGAGTTATATGAATCCAGAGTTAACAAAATTGTCCTAGAACTATGAATTATTGCTATGACGATACTGTTCGGTTTTAGTTTTAGTGTTTTACAACTCATTGTGCTCCTGCATTTAGCCCTGTGATACGATTGTTTTCCGGCCGCTCTGCATTTTCTGTTCTTCAACTGCGTTTGGTGTTGATTCGATGGCGGTCTCCTACAGATCCAGCGGCTTATTGCTTGAATATTTTCTGCAAATCTTGCCGTGTCAAAATGTTACGAATCAACGGAGTACTAGTTTTGAACGCACCATTAGCCAATTGGTCCTCTTCGCTCGTAACCTGTTTATATTCTGTCTGCGTCTCCGTGCAGATCTTAATTTTTCAGTGTCATATATAGTCATAAATTTGCACATGGTGTTTGTTTTGATATGCTTTTCTATGGTAAATCTTGCTTGGCCCAGTCCCTCCCAAAGTCAGATTCGAAATTTTTTGTACCCTTTTCGAACTGCCTACTTGTGCTCGGCCCGTCAATTGATGCCTCTCCCTTGAGTTGGCAGGCCCGTCATTTAGCCCCACTACACCATTGTCTGCTCAGAAGTATGATAGTTAATTACTTACAACGAGCTAAGCACATTTTAAATGTTTAGATTTTTGTGCTGAAATAAGTCCATATGTGCTCGTACCCCCCAACCGCCTGATGTATTTCAAGCTTTATGGCGCTATTATTTCATTGCTATGTTGTGTCCGTTGACTATGAGATGCTTGTGACGACTTCGGCAATCTCAAGACAAGACGTGACTACTCAACCTCTTGTGGGGCTTATCGTGATACGGTGTTcgtttgtactccctccgtaaacaaatataagagcgtttagatcattaaagtagtgatctaaacgctttAGTGATCTAAATACTCTTATTAGAGGGAGTATACTCATAGAGATGAGTATACAAAATGTTGTGGGTGTCTATGTATGTATTGTGTTTCTATAAAAAGAAATTTTCTTGCAAGCTTAACAAGTACAATACACCCAGACTAGGCCATCTGAATTTTGTTTTACGGGCAGGATGAGTCCGTGTCCAGGCCCATTAGCTCCCCCAAGTTTTGTTCACTTCACTGATCCCTACCACCAACCCACATGTTTCTTTGCCGTTCCTCCTCGTCGTCAACTCCCCCCTCCTGATTCATCGCCGAACCCTCTCCTCTCCACCTATAGCTTCGCCGGTGTGATAATCTCGAGCTCTTCCTAAAGCTGTTTTACAAAACAGAAAATCATTTCAGGGCTTTGATAAAATTTGTTCATGTATTACCTTCCTTCAAGCCAACCATATGGCCCAAAGCATGGATGGGCGTGAAATTTCAACGAGTTGCTCTTTCCGTAGGTGGAACAACCATTCTATAGCATTGCATGAGGGTATCATCTCTTTTTTGAGACCACAAGTGTTGTATTATTTTTTAGGACCCCCAATACTCCAATAGCTGGCGAACGTTCGGGGGGGTGGGGGGATGGCATTTGCGAACGATTTGGATAGCGGTTTTAGTTGTACTTCCTCTGTTTCTTTTTACTCCATGTATAAGATATATCTTAAAGTTTGACCGacttatattaaaaaatataaacatttactataaaaaatatgtataatatgaaaaatatttcaatgATGCATCATATGATATTGATAtggtattgtgaatgttgatatttCTTGTGTAAACTTAGTCAAGTTTTACGAAGCTTGACTCAAGACAAATCTTATATGTAGAGTAAAAAGAAAACGGAGAAAGCAGAGGGGTGGAAAGTTGAGTTATAGGGGTTGGAAACTTTCATTTTGTGAAGGTGTTTTTTTCGCGAAAATTGCCATCATTTGATCACGATCAAATGGCTGTGCGGGTGGGATCTCCCTCCTAGGGGACACCAACATTACTATTTTTTTCATAATCAAGTAGGGTATCATATTTTTTATAAACATCACTCCACTTTCCGATGAAGAGACAAGCCAAACATGCTAGCCAACAGAAAGAGTTAAAGAAAATCTAGCGAAATTGCGAGCCTCAAAGTTTCTCTTCCAAGTAGGGTATCACCTGGTTTCGTATGTTCGTAGAGTTGGACAAGTCTTACCTGGCCCAAAATTAAACCAGCCACAGAAGTTTTTTTTTGGTTCTTCAACTGTTCTTGTCGTCTTTGCCTCGAGGCGCGAGCATGTCAACTCGTTGACAAGGGGCGGAGGTCAAAAATGTGTCGTATGCTTTTTTCTAGAGAATATTAGTATTTTATTGATTAAGCAAAAAAACTACAAACGAGGGGGAGAAAATAAACATACAAACTACTATTACTATATTTCATTCCAGCTTTCACTAAAACATGAGCTAAGAAATTAAACTGCCGACGAACATGTTTGAAGACCACCGAAGAGAATTGGTTGGCTGCATGCTTGATGTCAGCTTCCACCATAACCACGGAGACGATAATGCACTTGAGAGTGAAGGCGCTGGACAAGAGGAGGACAACTGGAAGCAAAAGtgaaccacctcaaagttattctcatGTGCTGAGTTCTGAGTAGCACTATATTTTAGGACCCTATATCCGGGGAACGTTCGATCTGGAGCACCACCAGACCAGATGAATCGTTTGCCAGGGGCATGAGACATCAGTCAAAAGATTTTGTTCAATTTGGAAAACGTTCTAGCATGAACCCCATCTCAAAACATTTGTTGCTAATGAAAAACCCACAATCCTTGAAAAGGAAAAAGAATTGAGCCAAAAAAGGCCCAGATTTGAGGACATATAGTAAAAGGCCTTCAAGATAATTTTAGAGAAAAGGACATGGTTCACACATGTGATCACGACATGTTTGCCATGACGAATGATAGGACTGTTATTtcaaagaaaaaaaatcataagagGGGGAAATAGCACACAATTGCCATGGTATATAACAATAATAATGCCACATGGCTACATAAAATTTTGTCATGGCTAAaaaacaagtaaatcatcatatCTCTCTCTAACAGGTATGCCAAATATTTGAAAAACAACACTAATATTTGTACACCATGGCAATACATATTTTGTGTATGATTTTGCTAGCAAAAACTAGGTAGTGGACCAATGCAACTCCATATTTTCCAGTTGTGCTTTTTATGGCATGGCATATTCACATCTAAACAAGAATTTTGTTCTTTGTAAAAGATTGCAAATGTATAAATTTTGTCCTTTGAACAATTTTATGGCATTGCAAATTCACTTAAAAGGATTTTTGTTCTTTAAAATAGGCTTGCAAATTCAAAAATTGTGTTCTTTAAAACAAAAAAGGTGGCAACTTTAGAATTTGCCAATGGTACATGATTTTTTTGGAAAGTTGTTCTATCAAAACAAAACATGGTGCCATTAATATAATTTTAGAATTTTCCATGGGAACATGACAAATTAAACTACAAAATGGTCTAACTAATAAAATTGCATGTTCTAAAATAATAAAAAGTGCCTTTTGTAATTAATAATTTTGTCGTGGACTTAAGGATCAAAATTATCATGCCACCACCAACATTGTGAAATTAGTAATTTTGCAATGGTCTAATTAATAAATTGCCCTGAACTTTAATAATAAAATTGTCATGGTATATAAATTGAAAATGCCATGCTCTAACTAAATAAAATTGCCAAGATCTATAAAGTAAAATTGCCATGCTACATAAATCGAATTTGCAATGATCTAAATTATAATTGCCATCCTCTGAAAATTGTAAATTTTCCATCCTCTAAAAAGTAAAATTTCCATGATACCTATATTAAAACTACCATGCCGTAAAGTATTATAAATGCCATGGTCCAAATATAATTTTGCCATGGTCCAAACCCACCACCATCTTAAAGCCATCGTGTGACCAAAACAGGAAAAAAACTACTAATTGTCATGGGTAAAAAGTTAGTTCACATGACGAAAAAAATGAACATGCCATGGCAGAAAACTATCTCTTTTCACCGCGGAGTCACACCATAATTTGCCATGTGATCAAGACATGATTTGCCATGTGGGTGAATGATTTTTCATTAGTAAATTTGCTACGGTGAAAAAATATATCATGAAACTGACGTATGACAAGAGAGAGCAAAGTTCACACATTTGCCATGTGAATACAAACAAAATGAACTTAAAGAAATCACCATGATTTAGGACACAAAATTCATTAAAAAAATCCTGAACATCTAACATGCATCTTGTTTAGTTGATTTAAGTGGCAATTTGCACAAACGCTTCGTTTGGATGTCTCCATTGGGGAGCTCCATATTGTATTGGTCCGAATTCCAAATCAATGAGGAAACTGAAATGGCACGAATACAAATTCACCTGTTTGGTTGTCCAGTGAATTGGCCCTTGAAATGCCTCTAAGCTTCCAATACCAAATCATGTTTGGATGACAAACTTTGGAATTGCATAGCTACATTACCTTACCAGGTTATACCTTGCCCTACATGACTCAAAAATGTAATCTGAATACGAATGAATATATAGcaatgaaaataaataaatattctagaaatacatcaggaaaagcGAAATCAACAAAACTTCCCTGATCTGCACAGTAGATAAAACTGGAAAAGAATTAAAAATGGTGCAAAGATAGAGGGATTTTCATGATTTGGAGGGGTTTGACAAGAAGATCTAGGCCGTAGCCATGGATCCATGGTGGAGCAGTGTTGCGGCTGCACAAAAAGAGGAGCAGCTCGTACATATGTAATGGTGGAGTGCTGTATAGAAGGAGCTGCAACTCGTGGACAAAGGAGGACTTGAGCCAGGCAACGATAGGCAAGGACGACGGCCACACCTGGCTAGAAGGGCGGAGCTGACGACGGGGCGCGCCGGTCCTGGGCCGCCGTCGACCTCCATGGCGGGGCGCAGCACAGGGCGACGGGAGATGGCGAGGGGGCGACGGGAAATGGGGTGGGGAAGAGGGAAGGGGCgggactgcgccgccgccggccgccgtgGTGGTCGCCGCCGGCACGACCTAGGTCAGTGCTCGAGTTCGCCCCTCTCATTCCCCTTCGCTGCCTTCTATTTCTCTTTCGTGGGCTGAAGCGGTAAGTTTTGCGGGAGATAGCGAAATCGGGCCAATTCGGAGCGCCACCCCTCCGAAACGTGGGAGGAAGATTTTCACGGAGCGAAAACGGGCCTGAATTGCTCTTTCATTTCCAATACGAATTCGGTGTCCAGCCAAACGTCCGTATTGACCCTAGATGATTAGCAAATCCATTTCCTGGGCTCCAATGAAGACATCCAAACGCAGTGATAGTCATATTAAAGGAGAAAAGGTAGTCCTCAATAAAGTTATGAAAGGATGCAAAACTGCCCCCGCCATACAAAAAatgcaaaatacacacaaaaTCATGTTAGATGTTCAAAAAAAATATGAGTAGGACTGTCCAGGGAAAATCATGGATGTGGAAAATTTACTTAACAAATCCCATGGCAAAATTAGAAATATATTATGGAGATGTGAAAAAATTGGAGACATGGCAAAATTTAAGAAATGCATGATAATTTGGACAAATTTGCTGCAACAATGT from Triticum urartu cultivar G1812 chromosome 3, Tu2.1, whole genome shotgun sequence encodes:
- the LOC125548774 gene encoding histone H4, with amino-acid sequence MSGRGKGGKGLGKGGAKRHRKVLRDNIQGITKPAIRRLARRGGVKRISGLIYEETRGVLKIFLENVIRDAVTYTEHARRKTVTAMDVVYALKRQGRTLYGFGG